The genomic region TGTTGTCTCCATTATGGTAATTGTTCAACAGACGTACAGTGTGGACAAGCAGGTAGCCGACAGTGCAAGCACAGCCACAGCCTATCACTGTGGCGTGAAGGCCAATGGCAAGACTGTGGGCCTCAGTGCCAATGCAGTTGCCTATGAGTGCAACACCACTTTTGGCAATGAAGTCTATTCTGTTCTACACCGTGCTAAAGCACAAGGTATGTCTGTTTtttcacatgcgcacacacacatatgcatacacacaacacacacacacacacacacagacctacacagacacacctacacacatgcacacacacaaacacaaccggAATGCATATGTAATGGTTACATCACTATAACGCAAGGTATATGACATAGGAAAAGTCATACACTTCCATGTTTAAAGCCACCAGCTAGAAATCAAAGGTCATTCAGTTAAGAAGACCATAAACTGTGATTTAAACTGTGATTTAAGTGTTTTATTACCAAAAGAATGGCCATTTTTAAAAAGACAGTAATACAATTGTTATCTCAAAGAAGACATTTTGAGCAATTATGTTTTGTAATGACCGATAGCAATGGTATTTACATGCAGTCTGGGATGCAGTCGTAAGAAAAGTCTTCTAATTTACCTGAGCATAAATGTTAATGGCTGGTAGCTCCCTGATGTTATCAAGATGAACACTTCTTGGAACTGCACTCTGTGACTGATTCATGTAAAattttacacacaaaacaaggcCTCTAACAGCCTACAGCATGTGTAGCTGCTGGTGGCTAGGGCTGGAGCTCTGCCACATTAAAAGAGCCCCACACTTCTCATTTATAGTAGCTTCCCTTTGGCAGGCTATGAATGGAACGAGTGGTtgcttctgtgtctgtggtgcgtctgtgcacatgtgtggcCACTGGGAGCCATAAAACTGTGTGTTTCCACGTGTGTGGCTGTCTCTGCGTCTgctctgtatgtatgttcagTAATGCTCCATGTATGCTctgcatctgtgcgtgtgtgtgtttagggaagTCGGTGGGCATTGTGACCACCACCCGTGTCCAGCATGCCTCCCCTGCTGCCGCCTACGCTCACTCTGTGAGCCGCAGCTGGTACAGCGACGCAGATATTCCCTCTAGTGCCCGTCGGCAGGGCTGCATAGACATCGCCACACAGCTGGTCACCAACACAGACATCGATGTAAGGAACTTGGTACAGTTGTCAGAGGGAGCTTTTGGCAATTTCTGTTGGATCAGTAGTGAGCTACTTCTGAATATTATTATCAGGgtgcttgttttttgtgtgtgtgtgtgtgtgtgtgtgtgtgtgtgtgtgtgtgtgtgtgtgtgtgtgtgtaagaatgtcaTCTCCTCTTGGCACTGAGGTCCCCACCCTGTGCTGTTTATTGTTATGTCTGAAGGTTGTCCTTTTCCTTTGGGGGATGTTTCCATTGGATGATTATTAAGAGCACGCACTTTGCCACACGTTGTCATAGGTGTGCCAAGGTGCAGCAACAATATGATAGCGACAAAATGaccaaacaaacatttttttaacaAAATTAGCCAAACACAAATTACCAGATGCAACTATGCAGCACAGGCATCACAAAGAGTGTCTCATACAATCTGCATTGACGATCCTGACGTAGACTATTTGTGTAACAGATTTAAGTAGGAAGATAAGTGACTAGATAAGCTCCATTCCAATCATTTATGGAAATTCAAGATGCCATTCCAGATGAAAGAAAAGgatatttctgtctctacagTGACCTATATTACCTATATTTATATGTAAGCCTTTCATTTCTAGACCTAACCCTATTACATTTAGTTGGGGGCAGTTGGTTAAGTGTTTGCAGTGGTATGGGCTAGGGTTCTGCCTATGTCCGTGTTTTGTagctgagtgaatgtgtgtgtcccaggtgATTCTCGGTGGGGGTCGTATGTACATGTCACCAAAAGGCACCCCAGACCCAGAATATCCTACATCATCTTCACGGAAGGGCGATCGCAAAGACAAGAAGAACCTCATCAACATATGGCTGAATGCCCGGAAGGTACTTCCTGAGAGAACCTTAATTATATGAGGCCTACTCTTTTCAAGGTTTCAAGGTTTTTAGTTCAGGCTGTAGGTATTACTAACAGATTTTTCTCCAGGGATCTGAGAGATCTAGCACTTGTGTACAGCTGAAAGATATCTGAGAGGTTATTTGGTCCTGTACAATGTTGTGCTTTATGAAGaagcagcagtgctttgaaGTCAATTATATGACTGACTGGGAGCCAGTGTAAGGACTTAAGTACTGGAGTTCTAACTAGGAGCCAGTGTAAGGACTTAAGTACTGGAGTTCTAACTAGGAGCCAGTGTAAGGACTTAAGTACTGGAGTTCTAACTGGGAGCCAGTGTAAGGACTTAAGTACTGGAGTTCTAACTGGGAGCCAGTGTAAGGGCTTAATTACTGGACTTCTTTTCGTTTTTGTGAGAACTCTGgcagctgcattttgtacaagctgaagctgtttgatggCCTTTTTAGGAAGGCCCGTGAAAAGATCATATCAGTAGTCAGCCCTGCTGGAGATGaaggcatgaatgagttttCTTAAATCATGATTTGACATAAGGCCTCTACGTTTGGCTGTGTTGTTgagattgattgatagatttAGTTATTGCCTTCACATGGTTGTTAGCTGAAGGCAATTTTGAGATATCCAGCAGTTAATCTGGTCAATGCATTGGCAAAAAGATTCTAGGGGACAATAGATGTTAGTTGCGAAGGCTAAGTAAAtctgggtgtcatcagcatagctatgataaCAAATCGTATTGTATTTGTCTGAGGTGGAGCATATAAAGGTTTGATAATAAAGGCCCCAAGATCAACCCCTGGGGGACCCCACAGGTCgaggatgttggtgttgaggtGTAGTTTCCCATGCCAACAAAGAAGCTCCTGTCTTATAAATATGATCTGAGCCACTTGATTACCATACGTGAAAATACAACCCAATGTTCCAGTCTTTTGTAGTAAGATATTATGATCAAaggtgtcaaaggctgcactaagGTTCAATAAAACTAGGACTGATGATTTGCCTGTAGCGTTATTGAGACGTATACCATTTAAAACCTTAATGAGAGCTGTTTCAGTGATGTGATTAGCACcatgaagttttttttaatgattagaGCAAGTTTTTCAATGTCTTCTCACAGTTCCAGAGGTATACACCTCATGGATGTTTCAcccctgtgttctgtgttaggGAAGGAATGCTCAGTATGTTTGGCACAAGGACCAGTTTGATGCGGTGGATGTGAAAACCACAGACTGCCTCATGGGTAAACAGATTATTTCAgaaatgttttgatgtttttaacCACACGACCATAAAATAACGATCTTTTACTCTTTCTATAACAATACAATCACCTGAGAAATGCTATTTGGACTGAATAATAAGGTAGTGGCAGACTATGATCCTtagatatatatactgtaaagaAGGAgaaatcagatcagatcagatctcAAAGTGCATTGAAACAatattattgttttggcgctatataaataaaattgaattgaattgaattgaatatatgTATTACAATAAAAACCCtctacctccctttctctctgttcctgtcaGGTCTCTTTGAGGCAAAGGATATGAGGTTTGAGGTGTTCCGCAATCGGACACGAGACCCTTCCATTGTGGATATGACAGAGAAGGCCATTCAGATCCTAAGCAAGAACCCTAAAGGCTTTTTTCTCTTTGTAGAAGATAAGTATTCATCCCTGGGCCGCAAACAAATTGAAGGATTTCATTCATGGAATTTCCTaacttgtcttgtcttgttatCTATTTTATCCTTCCACTCTCCCTCATCTTCGTcattttcatgtctgtgtgtgtgtaatatatataatagCTTATCAGCCTCTCGTATCTGCATTTTTGTCATCCTGTCATATGTTTCTTCTTCTGTTCTAAGCGGGAGAATCGATCATGGGCACCATGATGGTATAGCCAAGCTGGCGCTGACAGAGACGGTGATGTTTGACAGAGCAGTGCACCGGGCATCCCAGCTCACCAATGAGTCCGAGACTCTCACCGTAGTCACCGCAGACCACTCCCACGTCTTCACCTTTGGAGGAAACACACCTCGGGGCAATCCCATTTTTGGTATGCACTCTGCCATTTTTGGAATGTGCTCTAAGGGAGCATTATTTTACTCATCCATCATTCTgccttttcatttatttgaccTTACTGTGGGTTCCTTTACTTTTCTGTGACCTTTGTAGGTCTTGCAACAAAGAAGGCAGATGATAGGCTGCCTTACACGAGTATCCTATATGCAAATGGTCCAGGATACCTGCATGTAAATGGGACAAGAGGAAATGTCACAGCTGTGGACTACTGTAAGTGAAATAATGCACATCTGTGTGAACGCATATTGTTCATGGGATTCTCTTCAGCAGTTGCCTACTTAGCCAAACACAATTGATCCctttccttctcgctctctgtctgtctcctagTTGATGAGGAGTacatgcagcagtcagctgTGCCACTGGACTCAGAGACCCATGGAGGGGAGGATGTGGCCATATATGCCAAAGGCCCCATGGCTCACCTCTTCCACGGGGTAAAGGAACAGAACTACATTGCCCATGTAATGGCCTACGCAGCCTGCCTGGAGCCCTATACAGACTGTCCCCCTCTTCCGCAAAGCTCTGGGGGTCAATCACACACCTTCTCAGGAATGTTACTCTCTCTGACTGTGCTGCAGTGTGCCCTGTCAAGATGATTACGGTTCATTTCTGCCTTAGAAGGAAAGTTTCAAATTGCTCAAGCTGAGCAAaggaacatttattttgtgctttgtttgatttgtctgttgatttgtttttgtttgtttggttgttcgTAAACACATTTTATGGATTAAAACGTCCTGTTAAACAGGAAATATATGTTACTATTTTTCAATGGGAAGGTTTTCCTTTCCATTAATTTTCACAATGTCTTTTGAGCATGCTTAGCAAGTAAGTATACTCACCTTTGCCCCTGGGTCTTGGGCGTTGCAAGCCAGCAAGTAAAAGCTGCACTTTACGGTCACTTAAGGTTGGATTACAGCCTTGTTCAAGTCAGTTTACCGGCACAAGTCGCCAGTAATTTACTgaacaaaatgtaaaacattttttattacaAAATTAATGTATTTcgtatttttgtatgcatttgtaaCACTGAagactattttatttttaataaaactttttcataaaatacaaaaacaccacaTAAATGTCGCATTATTTAGTTGTTTTTCCTCTTCATTAAGGATACATATTTTAGCAGTCCCTGCATTGCAGAACATTTTagagaaacattttttttacattggcCCACCCAGTAACCGGGATTTCACTTCAACATGAAATCTTAGATATTACCCATATTTGACAGTTGAATGTATGAGCAATGTGAAAGCTTTTAGCCAACTGGTAAGGTCACCTCAGTTGTATTTGCCTTttgtatgcatttgtttttgattgCATGACATTGTAAATGTACAATATTTAAGTTAAAGAATTTGGTTTTGTTACTGTCCATGAACTACTGTGAATTTCATTATTGGAAAATAATTGATTCGTTGGACCAGAGTATTTACAATtacacatttagcagacgctttcatccaaagcgtcgtacaaaggagaaaacaatccaggcacaagcaatagagacctagtgcaataataaatactactttacataaggaataaaaagtgcaggaatgtaattactgtaagagcgagttaagtactagttagaggagatagcgttaggggaaagataaggagaggtagaggaagggagaggaagtgcaacaTTTACGGTACAACTATGCACATTTCAGTTGAAATATGTTTCTAAATGGTAAAAACATCTCTCAGAACTTAAGTATGCAAtagtttcaaacaaaacaaagaacaatAATGATGGatatcatttccaaacactgttaatgacttaagaatataataatcaagtgccttgtattattaattaccttatatgaatcatgtacttatgtaagcaggaacatggcttttctgtgtttctgcgtgtgtgtaacttagaatattaggtgccacttagtctgcatatgtaaaagagcatgtttagaccagaagtgataagaagggtcgaactgtgcttcttccgaccttgcaaaacttccatccttgcctcggacgtcagaaatccaccacgtggttatctctgctgaacgctcaacttctgtctatataaaccttgtgcgatgtgtttatcatggcttcgctttcagccttgtgctgggagtgagcccgattgcaattgttgtttgtctaatacaGTGTTTTTCAAACTTTTTTCAAAATACCCTCTATAACACATGTTATCACTCTTATTACTCTGTAAacgtttatttttatttactaATGCCAAAGAAAATGTGACAAACAACTATATTACTTTAAACTTTATTTTAACCAGCCTTTTTGTGTCATGTATCATACATTGTCTACATTGAATCTGCAtaataacacattatggtggttaataaaaacagtggtcagagcagactgtaagcgaaaaataattgtattttgtattgaaATTAACGAGTATAGAACCGTGCAACAAAGTAATGTGCAACAAattgcaacatgacatgtctgtgagttgtttGAATGCTTAAGTCCTTTATTAAgaggctgagcttgagcacgagagaccacaatgcaggTGCTGTGGaccctggatgtttcatggtttacaatcgCTTcaaatttcatggttttattactaacaacaaatgtaagCTATTTTTacgggctttgtccttcacgtactgtacctctgaagtaacgttaacgctagctagtaggctACAAAAgccgctatcgttgtctgacaggactgtTCAAAACGCACCACCAAGTTCATTCACTTGTGCGCTGTATGTGCCACAAAGGCTGATATTTTGTTCCAAATATTACTGGCGCAAAGCCATCAATGCTGACATTTCTTCTTACCTCCACTTATCCCGGGACAATTCTAACATTCAAGaaagtttttctcatctttgATTCGTTCTTAATTTACAACAGAATTGAAcactaaatagcagtcgtaaatcgacCAGATTGGAATGTGCCTACGTTAAGGGCagcatttgtgagaaatcgttggtgactgcattcacatcaattctacagacatcctcggattaaaaaaattaataataataataataataataataataaatacgaaaatatttgtatcattaacaattacgtttcagaTGTATAGTCATGATGCCACGAGGCATAGTTACGTcctaaataaaagcactacacaaacactgcaaatgtcagtgaataaataaataagcactaaactcaatcgcgtggatatagacatagtggaagagaatggacacatctacattctgcaacagtacctccacctatGCACCAGtgagttaggtctgcgtttactggcCGGTGCACCACCTGCGTTTGCTTTCCGCTTTTACATGATTTTGATCAAGTTGCTTTCGTGCCCGTGGATTCTGTTTTGCACGTGGCTCTCTAGTTCactttaagaatcagtgcacagctaagaacactttggcgttttaaaaatgaatttccaggcgttcatgaatccggcggatacattttcttaggttggtcttttgAAGTTCATAAGAAGATATTtctgaagacacttaagaatatgttcgagaatgaggtccaatgtatGGCTGTCACAAAATCCCACGGCACACCTGGACTTGCCTCACGGCACACCGTTTGGGAACCAAtggtctaataaatatacttatatgcagctccggagtcctgaggtaactagggtgaattttcacctatcatatttgggggctcgtgtccgggattccaacaacctcatcgactctccacgctgggctaatcatcaggacctgcaTCGTACGGAGGAGTACGAGACTcagtttttctaaagacctccaacttgaattggaaggaggccagggcctgccagcgaggagagccgagagtgaaggaattgaattagactataggggttggactccgagctgtttgtgagtatattgtttgtttgttgtaagggCACGCTAGTATATGGTTcttgtttgtttcggttttgtgtacacTTGTCTTCAAGTGGGGTTGAGACTAACTTTTTGCCTGTTTGCCGCGGAGTGAAACGGGGAACAAGAGCACCTTCCTGAAGAAGGACTTTGCCTGTTTGCCccgtgtgttgaacgaattgctagagttagagttagTTTTCATGTTTTGGAGCGCTCAAGGTTAAAAAGCACCTCCCTGAAGCGAGGACTTTATCTGTTATATTATAAGCACTGTTCACCTTCCCATCACCTTCCTGTCAACCATAAGGGTAGAAGGAATGGAAAGAAGGAAGGGTAGCGTTCGTTTTTGGAAACGCTAAAGGTTATATGTAAAGAAGACCTGTTGCCATGAACACCTTCCTGAAGAAGGAAAAGGTTAGCGCGCGCTAAAGATATATAAGCACTGTTCACCTTCCTGAAGAAAGGTACCGTACGCTCAAGGTTAAAAGCACCTCCCTGAAGAGAGGACTTTTCTGTTAAAACAGGCCTGTTGTCGTGGTGGAACGCAAAAGGCTATATGCAAAAGCGCTGTGATCTGAACTTGAAAACTCTCTAGGCCTATTTTTCAggatatttctgtatattttccTGTTCGCCTTGTTTGAAGGGAACAAACTTctcaatttctgttttcctgtgggATCTCCTGATAAGCCTCTGGGTGCTTTAGCAAAAAGGCTATACGAATAATAAATAATGGGAAACAAAGGATCTAAAATTGATGACATATCCCAGTTAGAAGGGATATGAAACATATGGAAATACAAGGAAATGCTGACTGTGCAAACATACTGACgaactttttacaatgggtaaaacacagataattgtagtcataatttatgtaattaaaggactgatttcgcattactgagatgccttgacccggaaccagtaggggactgatcaccccagggaaatcccctggcctcaacctcctcacaaaagcgagagagagacggaggacctctggtcgggcttgggttgactcagcattgcgatctcaagaacaaactatgagagtctgaaaatagaaacataactaatcctagtgtgaagaataagataaaggtaatttaaaaggtttcaagatcAGTTatattagaggtattaagagaaatacataaaataacttacaaatgggaaaaagtgcgtcaaaatcaaaatgataatggcaataagaggtggtttaaaatgtctacaacaagaagaaaattgtaaacacagatttaaaaatgtttttgcattATTGGTTGCGctaaacagagcaaagcttacgttaatggtggcaagaaagccaatgattttttgttttgttttgttttatgtgactttggtgcctgctgagcagtaatcagagaattagatgcccagaacagtaaggttgtaagaagaaagagacatctaaaagcagagtctgaaacaggagagatatttaaaaatacagattatgtttcaaaaacatgccctacaaacttattaggaagagatgtgatgtgggttgggcattagaattgttccaacaatacatgggtttaaGAATCAATTAAACAATAGTGTCccaaaaatattattatgtatagaatatacactgtttagcccaaagaacattttttttttttttttttttgacaaatatTTTTATTGGTTTCACAGGTtacaaaaaaaaggacaaattacatcaaggcttattttctattttccttCAAAAGCACACcctttcaacccccccccccccccctccctccctccccagtcaGCCATACTACACTGTCTACGCTGTACAGAGaatggaaaaaacacaaaataaaaataaataaataataataataatacaatataatgtaCAATGCAACATACATTAGATATGACAAAAGCCATTGGGGAAAGACaaacaaaggggggggggggggggggttcagtaaAACAAATCAGAAAGGGAATAAGGCAACAAGGTCAGATTGTAACCAAAGTATCCTGAATATGATGATAGTGCTCATTTATCTTCAAGGGTTTTTAACTCTTTTATGTATTCCAGTGTTGGGTTCCAATTTAATTCAAATTTCTCCGGAGATCCTCTTAAATTGTACTTAATTTTTTCTAATTTGAGAAACATCATAAGATCTTCTAGCCATTTGGACGCCGAGGGGGCAAGTGGTGACTTCCATCCTAGAAGTATTCTCCTCCTCGCTAGTAAGGACGCGAAAGCAATAGTGTCTTTTGCCCACTTCGTGAAGTTCTCATGATTTGGTATTACCCCAAAGATACCGACTTCTATACTTGGTGACAATGTAACACTTAGAAATTTGGACAAATGACTAAAAATATCTGTCCAGTAATCACAAAGGCGAGGACAAGACCAAAACATATGTGTCATGTTTGCTGGGGATAAATTACATATGTTACAAGTGTCTGTGACATTAGGATA from Clupea harengus chromosome 10, Ch_v2.0.2, whole genome shotgun sequence harbors:
- the alpi.1 gene encoding alkaline phosphatase, intestinal, tandem duplicate 1, whose product is MDTRLILTLLLFWSLPSGLASDDPAAELDKEPEYWNAQARGSLEAALRLRPRAHRAKNLILFLGDGMGVSTVSAARILRGQMEGHSGEETSLAMDTFPYLALSKTYSVDKQVADSASTATAYHCGVKANGKTVGLSANAVAYECNTTFGNEVYSVLHRAKAQGKSVGIVTTTRVQHASPAAAYAHSVSRSWYSDADIPSSARRQGCIDIATQLVTNTDIDVILGGGRMYMSPKGTPDPEYPTSSSRKGDRKDKKNLINIWLNARKGRNAQYVWHKDQFDAVDVKTTDCLMGLFEAKDMRFEVFRNRTRDPSIVDMTEKAIQILSKNPKGFFLFVEDNGRIDHGHHDGIAKLALTETVMFDRAVHRASQLTNESETLTVVTADHSHVFTFGGNTPRGNPIFGLATKKADDRLPYTSILYANGPGYLHVNGTRGNVTAVDYFDEEYMQQSAVPLDSETHGGEDVAIYAKGPMAHLFHGVKEQNYIAHVMAYAACLEPYTDCPPLPQSSGGQSHTFSGMLLSLTVLQCALSR